The following proteins are encoded in a genomic region of Paraburkholderia sp. BL23I1N1:
- a CDS encoding PadR family transcriptional regulator, translating into MVRHSPLALAVLSMLTETPLHPYRMQQLIKARGKDEVINVGQRNSLYQTIDRLLRGDLIAIRETERDGAFPERTVYEITEAGRDTGRLWLREQLAQPAREFPAFPAAISFLPMLSPDDVCRQLETRIGALERELIRFDEGMNEATRMQVPRLFLLEAELVRAQRVVELEWVRSVVTDLKAGTLTWSQEWIDEMAQRFTLPAGEYKYRLAQPAAKKEAKS; encoded by the coding sequence ATGGTCCGCCACTCTCCGCTCGCCCTCGCCGTCCTCTCCATGCTGACTGAAACGCCGCTGCATCCCTACCGAATGCAGCAGCTCATCAAGGCACGCGGCAAAGATGAGGTGATCAACGTCGGTCAGCGCAACAGCCTCTACCAAACCATCGATCGCCTTTTGCGCGGCGACCTGATCGCCATCCGCGAAACGGAGCGCGACGGCGCGTTCCCCGAACGCACGGTCTATGAAATCACCGAAGCCGGCCGCGACACCGGCCGTCTGTGGCTGCGCGAACAGCTTGCGCAACCCGCCCGGGAATTCCCAGCCTTTCCGGCCGCCATCTCCTTCCTGCCGATGCTCTCGCCCGACGACGTGTGCCGCCAGCTCGAGACGCGCATCGGCGCACTGGAGAGGGAATTGATCCGCTTCGACGAAGGCATGAACGAAGCGACCCGGATGCAGGTGCCGCGGCTTTTCCTGCTCGAAGCCGAACTGGTGCGCGCGCAACGGGTTGTCGAACTGGAGTGGGTGCGCAGCGTGGTGACCGATCTGAAGGCCGGCACGCTGACCTGGAGCCAGGAATGGATCGACGAAATGGCTCAACGTTTCACGTTGCCAGCCGGCGAATACAAGTACAGGCTGGCCCAACCCGCCGCAAAAAAGGAGGCGAAATCATGA
- a CDS encoding NAD(P)/FAD-dependent oxidoreductase, whose product MNREPMEVIVIGAGTGGLCLAHGLKRAGINVNVYERDRTRADSLQGYRVGINAHGLASLEACLPPELYATFLATCARTPGHFNILTERMTELLTVPLEDESMSGGKSVSRMTLRQVLLTGLEAHVHFDKTFTSYEQHADGSVTAYFADGTHVTGDLLIGADGARSKVRRQLLPDARLENTGIVSVGAKVPMDETSRALLPPKVLDGITLINAPKGYGGIVHVMEFPWRADGNGMKDGIGSNDAELLSRWPGLLCDNTRDYLMWAVWGALHNLPADPTSLGQAALLALATQITDGWHPNLRALIRASDPSTAFSVDVRTSVPVDAWPTTNVTVLGDAVHLMTPGRGVGANTALRDAALLASRLGDAQHGKLSGYDAVAGYEEEMRRYGFHAVAESRKQFDASGALHRPVVGRMALSAMRTSLRVVNNVPMLKRRMVNAENEFRGAHRQAAPAGQGQ is encoded by the coding sequence ATGAACCGTGAACCCATGGAGGTGATCGTGATCGGAGCCGGCACCGGCGGCCTCTGCCTTGCGCACGGGTTGAAGCGCGCCGGCATCAACGTGAATGTCTACGAACGCGACCGCACGCGCGCGGACAGCTTGCAGGGCTATCGCGTCGGCATCAATGCGCACGGGCTCGCGTCGCTGGAAGCGTGCCTTCCGCCCGAACTGTATGCGACCTTTCTGGCCACCTGCGCGCGCACACCCGGTCACTTCAACATCCTGACCGAGCGAATGACCGAATTGCTCACGGTGCCGCTCGAAGACGAATCGATGAGCGGCGGCAAATCGGTCAGCCGGATGACACTCAGGCAAGTGCTGCTCACGGGTCTCGAAGCGCACGTGCATTTCGACAAGACGTTTACGTCGTACGAACAGCATGCCGACGGCAGCGTCACCGCATATTTTGCGGACGGCACGCACGTCACCGGGGATCTGCTGATCGGCGCGGACGGCGCGCGCTCGAAGGTGCGTCGCCAGTTGCTGCCCGACGCGCGGCTGGAAAACACCGGCATCGTCAGCGTCGGCGCGAAGGTGCCCATGGACGAAACGTCGCGCGCGCTACTGCCGCCCAAGGTACTCGACGGCATTACGCTGATCAACGCGCCGAAGGGTTATGGCGGCATCGTGCATGTGATGGAATTTCCGTGGCGCGCGGACGGCAACGGAATGAAGGACGGCATCGGCAGTAACGACGCCGAGCTGCTCTCGCGCTGGCCGGGATTGCTCTGCGACAACACGCGCGACTATCTGATGTGGGCCGTCTGGGGCGCATTGCACAACTTGCCGGCCGATCCCACATCGCTCGGGCAGGCCGCGTTGCTCGCGCTCGCAACGCAGATCACCGATGGCTGGCATCCGAACCTACGCGCCCTCATTCGCGCATCGGATCCGTCCACCGCCTTCAGCGTCGATGTACGCACGTCGGTTCCCGTCGACGCATGGCCGACCACCAACGTCACCGTCCTCGGCGACGCGGTGCATCTGATGACGCCGGGCCGCGGCGTGGGTGCGAACACCGCGCTGCGCGATGCCGCGCTGCTTGCTTCGCGTTTGGGCGATGCACAACACGGCAAGCTGTCGGGTTACGACGCCGTCGCGGGCTACGAAGAAGAGATGCGCCGCTACGGTTTTCACGCAGTCGCGGAATCGCGCAAGCAGTTCGATGCGAGCGGCGCGCTGCATCGGCCGGTGGTCGGACGGATGGCGTTGAGCGCAATGCGCACCAGCTTGCGCGTGGTGAACAACGTGCCGATGCTCAAGCGCCGCATGGTCAACGCCGAGAACGAATTTCGCGGCGCCCATCGCCAGGCGGCGCCCGCCGGGCAAGGCCAGTAA
- a CDS encoding pyridoxal phosphate-dependent aminotransferase: MQSATQARSKLPDVGTTIFTVIGQLAAQHDALNLSQGAPNFAPDAKLIDGVAQAMRAGHNQYAPMAGIAALREALAHKVESLYGVRYDPSSEVTVIASASEGLYSTISALVHPGDEVIYFEPSFDSYGPIVRLQGATPIPIKLSLSDFRVNWDEVAAAITPKTRMIIINTPHNPTATVFSEDDIARLKAVTRNTDIVILSDEVYEHVVFDGAKHQSMACDAELAERSVIVSSFGKSYHVTGWRVGYCLAPAALMDEIRKVHQFMVFSADTPMQYAFVDALANRESYLGLSAFYQKKRDLLAHALRESRFELLPSEGSFFMLARFRNFSEESDSDFVLRLIRDARVATIPLSAFYTDGTDSGLIRLSFSKDDATLIEGARRLCEI, from the coding sequence ATGCAGAGCGCCACGCAAGCCCGCTCGAAACTGCCTGACGTAGGCACGACGATTTTTACCGTGATCGGCCAGTTGGCCGCCCAACACGATGCACTGAACCTGTCGCAAGGCGCGCCGAACTTCGCGCCCGACGCGAAACTGATCGACGGTGTCGCGCAAGCCATGCGCGCCGGTCATAACCAGTACGCGCCGATGGCCGGCATCGCCGCCCTGCGCGAAGCGCTCGCCCATAAGGTCGAGTCGCTGTATGGCGTGCGCTACGACCCGTCGAGCGAAGTGACCGTGATCGCCAGCGCCAGCGAAGGCCTGTATTCGACGATCAGCGCGCTGGTGCATCCGGGCGATGAAGTGATTTACTTCGAGCCGTCATTCGACAGCTACGGCCCGATCGTTCGCCTGCAAGGCGCAACGCCGATTCCGATCAAACTTTCGCTGAGCGATTTTCGCGTGAACTGGGACGAGGTCGCCGCCGCGATCACGCCGAAGACGCGCATGATCATCATCAACACGCCGCACAACCCGACCGCAACCGTGTTCAGTGAAGATGACATCGCCCGTCTGAAGGCCGTGACGCGCAACACCGACATCGTGATTCTTTCCGACGAAGTCTACGAACATGTCGTGTTCGACGGCGCCAAACATCAGAGCATGGCGTGCGACGCCGAACTCGCGGAACGTAGCGTGATCGTGTCCTCGTTCGGCAAGTCGTATCACGTGACGGGTTGGCGCGTCGGCTATTGCCTCGCGCCTGCCGCGCTCATGGACGAGATTCGCAAAGTCCATCAGTTCATGGTGTTTTCCGCCGATACGCCGATGCAGTACGCGTTCGTCGATGCACTGGCGAATCGCGAGAGCTATCTCGGGCTGTCCGCGTTCTATCAGAAGAAACGCGATCTGCTCGCCCATGCGCTGCGCGAATCGCGCTTCGAGTTATTGCCGAGCGAAGGCAGCTTCTTCATGCTCGCGCGTTTCCGCAATTTCTCCGAAGAAAGCGATAGTGATTTCGTGCTGCGCCTGATTCGCGATGCACGTGTCGCGACGATTCCGCTGTCGGCGTTTTATACCGACGGCACGGATTCCGGCTTGATCCGCCTGAGCTTCTCGAAGGACGACGCGACCTTGATTGAAGGCGCGCGACGTTTGTGCGAAATTTGA
- a CDS encoding AraC family transcriptional regulator, translating into MSGTNDRSESAVTAAAPKFWRDEALPFIEARSIEDGREVCYAKHSHETFSIGAVTGGHSVYVNRHASEWIGAGAVVMMNPDDVHACNPVADERWSYRMLHVDVEWLTGLQHDLGFSDNHAFRAFSQTMMMDPSLFDGLNRLYATLVDDDSEPMRKESAALMFFSDVQQTLNPAPLPDEDASSQVARAAEFIAENCTRALKLEDVCQAAELSASHLIRAFKQRYGMTPHAYLINRRIQYSRARLRRGHPIADVALDAGFADQAHLQRTFKRLVAATPGQYRS; encoded by the coding sequence ATGAGCGGGACGAATGACCGGAGTGAATCAGCGGTGACGGCTGCAGCGCCAAAGTTCTGGCGCGACGAAGCATTGCCGTTCATCGAGGCGCGTTCTATCGAAGACGGCCGCGAGGTCTGCTACGCCAAACATTCGCACGAGACGTTCTCGATCGGCGCGGTCACCGGTGGGCATAGCGTGTATGTGAATCGCCACGCGAGTGAATGGATCGGCGCCGGTGCGGTCGTGATGATGAATCCAGACGACGTGCACGCGTGTAACCCGGTCGCCGACGAGCGCTGGTCGTATCGGATGCTGCATGTGGATGTGGAGTGGCTCACGGGTTTGCAACACGACTTGGGTTTCAGCGACAACCACGCGTTTCGCGCTTTCTCGCAGACCATGATGATGGACCCGTCGTTGTTCGACGGGTTGAACCGTCTATACGCGACCCTCGTCGACGACGATAGCGAGCCCATGCGCAAGGAAAGCGCCGCGCTCATGTTCTTTTCGGACGTACAGCAGACGTTGAATCCGGCACCCTTGCCGGATGAAGATGCGAGCAGCCAGGTTGCACGAGCCGCCGAATTCATCGCCGAAAACTGCACCCGTGCATTGAAGCTGGAAGACGTCTGCCAGGCGGCGGAGCTTTCCGCCTCGCACTTGATCCGCGCGTTCAAGCAGCGTTATGGCATGACTCCGCACGCGTATCTGATCAATCGACGCATTCAATACAGCCGCGCGCGACTTCGGCGCGGCCACCCGATAGCGGACGTGGCGCTCGACGCGGGCTTTGCCGATCAGGCGCATTTGCA
- a CDS encoding ABC transporter substrate-binding protein, which translates to MKLLKPLLALACAFASIAASSGAIAADTSTLRFGLEAQYPPFESKGPNGELQGLDVDVGNAVCVAAHLTCKWVETSFDGLIPALQGRKFDAINSAMNATEQRRQAIDFTTVVYRVPTQLIAKRDSGLLPTPASLKGKRVGVLQASIQETFAKTHWEPAGVTVVPYQDQNQVYTDLVAGRLDATLVLAPAGQTGFLSKPNGKDYAFVGQPVRDDKILGSGIAYGIRKGDTALRDQLNAAIAKVQADGTVKTLAAKYLGNIDVTAK; encoded by the coding sequence ATGAAATTGCTCAAGCCTCTATTGGCGCTGGCCTGCGCATTCGCGTCGATTGCCGCGTCGTCTGGCGCGATCGCCGCGGACACATCCACGCTGCGTTTCGGACTCGAAGCGCAATATCCGCCGTTCGAATCGAAAGGCCCGAACGGTGAGTTGCAAGGTCTCGACGTCGACGTCGGCAATGCCGTCTGCGTCGCCGCGCATTTGACCTGCAAATGGGTCGAAACCTCGTTCGACGGTTTGATCCCCGCGCTGCAAGGCCGCAAGTTCGACGCGATCAATTCGGCGATGAACGCCACCGAGCAGCGTCGTCAGGCGATCGATTTCACCACCGTCGTGTATCGCGTGCCGACGCAACTGATCGCGAAGCGCGACAGCGGTTTGCTGCCGACGCCGGCATCGTTGAAGGGCAAACGCGTGGGCGTGTTGCAGGCGTCGATTCAGGAAACCTTCGCGAAGACGCATTGGGAACCGGCTGGCGTCACCGTGGTGCCATATCAGGATCAGAACCAGGTGTACACGGATCTCGTGGCGGGCCGGCTCGATGCCACGCTCGTTCTCGCGCCGGCTGGACAGACGGGTTTTCTGTCGAAGCCTAACGGCAAGGACTACGCGTTCGTCGGTCAGCCGGTGCGCGACGACAAGATTCTCGGCAGCGGCATCGCCTACGGGATTCGTAAGGGCGACACTGCGCTGCGCGATCAGCTGAACGCGGCGATTGCGAAGGTCCAGGCCGACGGCACGGTGAAGACGCTGGCGGCGAAATACCTCGGCAATATCGACGTGACGGCGAAGTAA